The following DNA comes from Sparus aurata unplaced genomic scaffold, fSpaAur1.1, whole genome shotgun sequence.
CTGCAGATTTCTACAAGGCTTTCTGGCCTGTGATCGGCCAAGACTTGCTACTTGTTCTCAGAGACAGTTTTAACAAAGGATGTTTACcactgagctgcaggagagCGGTCCTCACACTCCTCCCCAAGAAGGGGGATCTACAGCAAATGAAGAACTGGCGGCCAGTAGCTCTGCTCTGCACGGGCTATAAAATCTTGTCCAAGGTGTTGGACACGAGGCTGAGAAAAGTGATGGAGCATATCATTCACGTTGACCAGACCTATTGTGTACCCGGCAGGCTGATATCTGACAATGTTTCTCTAATTCGGGACATTTTGGACCTCTCCAGTTCATTGGGCTGTGACCTTGGTCTGATTTATAGATcaagaaaaggcttttgaccGAGTTGAACATCAGTACTTGTGGCAGACACTGAACGCTTTTGGGTTCAACTCTGGTCTCATAGCCAAGATCCAGGTCTTGTACAGTGACACTGAGAGTGTACTAAAGATTAACGGTGGGTTAAGCGCTCCTTTTAAGGTTGGGAGGGGGTCAGACAGGGCTGTTCCCTGTCTGGCATGCTCTACTCCATGGCAATAGAGCCTCTCCTACACGAACTGAGACGGCGCCTTTCAGGTATAAATCTCCCTGGTTGTCAACAAGTTTTTAAACTGTCTGCTTATGCTGGTGACATTGTtgtcattgtaaaaaaaacaagacgaTATTGCAGACTGTCCTCCCCTAAAAACGACCCCAGGTCGTTTGTACAAGCAGCTCATTACGACCTACAGTTACGTTTTAAAGTTgagcgacctctagtggtcaTGTTAATAACGACAATATGGTCTCTCGGGTGTGTCGTCATCatatgacctttgacctccgtTACCAATCAAAATGCGAAACGTCAAAAGAGGGGGACAGTTATGCCGACTGCCGTTaaacaccaaagaagaagagggggacaGTCCGATTCATTTCACTGAACGCCGTATCCCTGGTAAGTCCGGcaagtttgtgtattttattttattttgttatgtttATTTGAGGTAATCGTCGTGATTGTCTGTCTGTATTTCATGTGAAACTAAGTTAGTTCTGTGTGTCGTTTTAGTTACCAATCAGTTGCTAATGCCAGTGCAGgcattgacaaaaacagcaatttttACCGCGCACAACACAGGAGTTGCTCCCATGCTAACTAACTgaacaaaacactttaaaacaccAAGCTCACACAATAACAATGACTTTGGTTGTTTGAAGGGTTAGTTCGTCACAGATTAACGCGAGCAAACTAACCGATTGAGGCAGCAGTACACCAGCAGCTCCTGCGTCCTGCGAggtaaaattactgtttttgtcaatggagtctggtggccaGCGCGCCAGAAAGGCTTTTTCTGCTTAAACAGAAATTGTGTTTATCTatgtctccctctttctctttataTGTACTTTGGCTTTatcctttctttatttctctttaaGTTACATCTAACAATGGCATCGGAGTCATTCAAACAATTTGATGAATGGCTGGAGGCGGGGAAAATCTTGGCAGATGAGTtggcaacaaaaaaagtaaaatttttcattttatttctctaTTATGGCCTTTACCTAAATCTATAAGAAAACACTTCAGCACACACCTAAAAAGGATGTGTATGCCCCAGTAAAGGCAAATATATAACCTTAGTTTTTACTTTTAgccttcaaagaaaaaaataagaagggGACTGAAGGCTCAAATGTTTCCTGGAGGAAGAGGGACCAGGATGGGAACCTTGTCCCGCAGCATGTAAGGAGGAATCGATCTGGTCAGTAAAATACAATACAGTTATACTGTTGTTTACAATTTTTAATGCTGGTGGACAGCAGCAATGTTTCCAACATcattatattttctgtttgcagTTAAACCAGCCAGCACTATGGAACTCCCAGAAGTTGAGGAGTCACAGATAAATGAAATTCCTCAAGAGGTCCCAAGTCTTGGTAAGCGCATGTAGTAGCCATGTTCATGATGCATATACAgagaaatgtaattttctacATGCCAACATCTAcaacttttagtttttattaaaatacttagtttaactgtgttttacattatttttgttttatttagatcAACATCTTCAGCGACTAAGAGACCTGCTGAGTTCTGTCACTGTCCCTGCCCCTGCATCAGTGGAAGTGGAGGAGACTCCCACCATGTCTACATGGACCAGAAGACAGTTGATTTGTGGGGAAAAATTCAGGGCTGCAATGCCAGAGCTGTTAAACTGCAAGTTGGCTGCAGAGACTGTAACCCAGCATTGCTGTCAACAGTGCAAAACAGTTGATGCTGTAGTCCGGTGCCTAGACTGCGTTCCCTCAGGAACTCAGTTTCTCTGTTCATCGTGTGACTCAATAATCCACAGAAAAAATGTCTTCCATGACAGAGAAGCCATGATTGATGGCTTTTTAAAACCTATTCCGCCCACATCCCTAGTTGTGGTGGATGAAAGTGGCCAATATCAACTTGGTGAACAAGGTGTGTTCAAAGAATTTAGATGTCCCCTCAGCATATTTTCATAATGTGCACTACATGTACAGAGGCAAAAGCTATGTCTGAAGTTGTGTTACTGTTTagagtgtttttaatttgactttatgTCCCACATGTCCAAACATTACTGATATTAATTTCTGAAATGTTCTTTACTGCAGTGTCTTCTTCCGATACCTCCACCAAGACAAATCTGCTCCTGCGGTCCAAACCAAGACTTCATCATTATCCCAGGAAAGCAGACTGTCTTGGTGACTATCAACGGTATGTTATCACTTCCTTCTACTTTTATATCCCACCAGTAGGTGACGTGAGGTCAAGCATGATAATGGCTTATTATAATccttttgtcctgtgttgtacAGATACTGATCAAATagtaaatataattttgttttcaggtccaTACCACCTGTGCCTGCCTGCTGTGTGCTGTCCACTTTGTTCTTGCAAATGGACCCCAGGGATTGGTGACTTGCTTGGATACAGATACTGGCCAGCAACCACCAGCTGTCAAATGCTGTTCAAGTTTGATGTGTTCACATCATTTGAGCAGATGAAGTTGGCCAGCCCAGCTATATCCCaacaagcatttctcaaaatgcTTGAACATCGATCCCTTTGCACAGGACGAGTAAGAACTCTCATTTCATTCTCAAAATATTTGAATTCCAAACTTTAAATTAATACCATCCTTCTTTCCAGACAGGTGGTATTTGTGGTGATACCTTCCACAGAGTCTTTCGAGAGTTTGCCTTCTGCAATTTTAAGAAAGAAGATCTGTGCCTGGTGGAGCCCTTTAAATGCCCAGCATGCACACCAGACATGCTGGCTATATCTGCAGATGGTAATAGAAAGCATTACCGCTTCAAGAAGTCCAAAGGGTCAGTGGaatcatttaaaatacattggTGACTTATtaactaaacaaaaaaccgTTATGGATTTTTGATTATGTTATAAAAGAAATTCTTCTTATTTAACAGGACAGACGAACCATCTCTTTTTGATGGACTGTTCATCGCAAAAGATGCCAAAGTTTCTGCCTTTGTTGACCAAGTCAGAAGTCAGATGATGAGTGTAAGGATTTATTCAATCCTTTAACCATCATTATTTTTACTTGTCCCATGATTACATGTAACAAATTGTATCCACTTTCAGAGGACTGGTCATGATGTCTGTGGGCCGGCAACATTCACAGCCGGCAGAGAAACATCACAGAAGTCCAGGGCCAAGGTGGATGAGGAGGGCCTGGAAATAGCTGTGTGCAGACATGGAGTCTTGCTGCGAGGCTTAAATCACTACCGTGGTGAAATATATGCCTACCCCATGTTCCTTCAGAAGGAGCTGGCTCAAGCTGCCAATACAACATTCTTTTGTATGGACATTACTTGCAGGTAGTCATTGCCATGGCCAAATCATAACTGAAGTTTCACTGATGTTTTTAGTTGTCTTAATCTGTATTTTTAGGCCACATAGAGGCACAACAACCCGACTACCGATCACACATTTCAGCTATTATGGCCTTGGAAAGTTGATATGGCTAAAGTGTTATCTATTTACTACTTGCACATCCAGCAGATATAaggcaacattagcattaattTGGCTACATGTTGCTCTTTGATTGGTTACTGTGATTGCACTGGTGACTTCCTAGGTCTGGGTTTGTCTCCTTACCATGATGCTATGATGCACCCCAAATATTAAGTGATTTTCCCATTACAGGTATTGGCCGTATTTGATGAAGATGGCAGAGAAGTTGCCTGAGCTCCAGCCACTTACAGTGATGAAGCCATTTCTCTCTGTAATGCATGCCAAGGCTCACACTGGCAAATGCGAGGTACAGTGCGCAAgttaaatgtgtatgtgtcataGGATGTTTTAGAGGAACATATCCCTACAGTCTCTTGCACAGGAAACTTGCTCTTTTTTATCACTTCAGGTACAGGTTTCAGAAAGTTGTCCACATTTGTGAAATTATTTAGCATGTTATATGCAACCATGTACCTGTAAAGTTTCTTGAAACTGTACAGCAGGGTGCCTGCAGGATAGACTTCAAAAACCCATGAAATGGCTCTATAATTTAGATATCTATAATATAGAAATACTCATTGAACAGAGGTTAAAGC
Coding sequences within:
- the LOC115577929 gene encoding uncharacterized protein LOC115577929; the encoded protein is MLFKFDVFTSFEQMKLASPAISQQAFLKMLEHRSLCTGRTGGICGDTFHRVFREFAFCNFKKEDLCLVEPFKCPACTPDMLAISADGNRKHYRFKKSKGTDEPSLFDGLFIAKDAKVSAFVDQVRSQMMSRTGHDVCGPATFTAGRETSQKSRAKVDEEGLEIAVCRHGVLLRGLNHYRGEIYAYPMFLQKELAQAANTTFFCMDITCRYWPYLMKMAEKLPELQPLTVMKPFLSVMHAKAHTGKCEVRWGGRSQDGAGNTVGEEVEQVNSFLSRAALTKYMTKSGRGDMLTVLAMGWNQRKVESLHKTLAKRFVKTTQRAEMESASLESLKQELNISLEDTEQWVWDVKQWAATGM